A single region of the Oncorhynchus kisutch isolate 150728-3 linkage group LG30, Okis_V2, whole genome shotgun sequence genome encodes:
- the bcl10 gene encoding B-cell lymphoma/leukemia 10: MDVPHLTEDEMADIKKEVLTRLRPYLCDKIRVDRHFDYLRSRKILTRDDTEEISCRSTQSKRTGMLLDYLAENPRGLDALVESIQQGRTLNFIITKITDEVQKVKNERIEALRAGASSSSSGFLPTQDTAAKDLSRTLSYETNLASTMPYNGEGSQSTSDALRSLNLPAASSQGKEVSSSMGGDSMVASSSQASSKLPRPGDPGAPHLPQEALSNMDAGPHRSTAISGGDANFQPLRSRSIPPTSTSYRDLSPRPPPKSY, translated from the exons ATGGATGTTCCTCACCTGACAGAAGATGAAATGGCAGATATTAAAAAGGAG GTCCTAACGAGGCTGCGACCGTACCTCTGTGACAAGATCCGGGTCGACCGCCATTTTGACTACCTGCGCTCGCGCAAGATCCTTACGCGGGACGACACAGAGGAGATCAGCTGCAGGAGCACGCAGAGTAAACGGACAGGCATGCTGCTGGACTACCTGGCTGAGAATCCTCGGGGGCTGGACGCCCTGGTCGAGTCCATCCAGCAAGGACGTACTCTCAACTTCATCATCACCAAGATCACTGATGAGGTGCAGAAAGTGAAGAATGAGAGGATAGAGGCTCTCAGAG CAGGGGCATCCAGTTCCTCCTCGGGCTTCCTGCCAACCCAGGACACTGCCGCTAAAGATCTGTCCAGGACGCTGTCATATGAGACGAACCTGGCATCCACCATGCCGTACAACGGAGAAGGGAGCCAATCCACCTCTGACGCCCTAAGATCCCTCAACCTGCCCGCTGCCTCCAGCCAAGGGAAGGAGGTGTCATCATCCATGGGAGGAGATAGCATGGTTGCGTCTTCATCCCAGGCCTCGTCCAAACTGCCCAGGCCTGGAGACCCAGGAGCTCCCCACCTGCCACAGGAGGCCTTATCTAACATGGATGCTGGACCACACAGGAGCACAGCAATCAGCGGAGGGGACGCCAACTTCCAGCCCCTGAGGTCACGCTCCATCCCCCCTACTTCCACATCATACAGGGACCTCTCACCTCGGCCCCCACCGAAATCTTACTGA